In Haemophilus parainfluenzae, the sequence GCAGCACTGGATCCTGAAATCACAGCTCAAGTTGTTGATATTATTAAAGAACTTCAACAAACAGGTATTACTCAAGTGATTGTAACCCACGAAGTGAACGTGGCACAAAAAGTGGCGACAAAGGTCGTTTATATGGAACAAGGTAAGATTATTGAAATAGGCAGTGCAGATTGCTTTGATAATCCCAAAACCGAACAATTTAAACAATATCTTTCACACTCAGAATAAGGAAACACAACATGAAAAAATTACTTTTAAGCGCAATGTTAATGGGCTCAGCTTTTGCTGCGAATGCACAAGAAATCACTTTTGCGATGGAGCCGAGCTACCCACCATTTGAAACAACGAATGAAAAAGGTGAAATTATCGGTTTTGATGTGGATGTAGCGAATGCAATTTGTAAGGAAATTCAAGCAACTTGTCACTTTAAAAGCCAAGCATTTGATGCGTTAATTCCAGGCTTAAAATCTAAACGTTTTGATGCTTCAATTTCTGCTATTGATATTACTGAAGCGCGTGCAAAACAAGTGTCGTTCTCTAATGCTTACTATGATAGTTCAGCAAGCTATGTTGCGTTAAAAGGCAAAGCGGATTTAGCTTCAGCAAAAACAGTTGGTGTTCAAAACGGAACAACATTCCAACAATATACTGCAGCAGAAAGCAAACAATATAATGCAAAAGCTTATGCCAGCCTTCAAGATGCGATCTTAGACTTAAAAAATGGTCGTATTGATATCATCTTCGGTGATACCGCCGTATTGTCTGATATGATTTCTAAAGAGCCTGAAATTCAATTTGTTGGCGAGAAAGTGACTAACAAAAAATATTTCGGTAATGGTTTAGGTATCGCGGTAAATAAATCAAGCAAAGAATTGCTTGAAAGCTTGAACAAAGGTTTAGAAGCGGTGAAAGCAAACGGTGAATACCAAAAAATCTATGATAAATGGATGACTAAATAATCTATGTTTTATGATTATCTTACATTAATTGGACACGCAGCCCTAATGACCTTAGGGCTTGCTATTTGCTCTCTGATTGTCGGTTTATTACTCAGCATTGTTTTCACCGCCTTAGAAGCCAATAAATATGCATTTATTGCAAAACCAGCTTCTGTTGTGATTGCTTTATTGCGTGGTTTACCGGAAATCTTGGTGGTTCTACTGATTTATTTTGGTTCAACCCAAGTAGTAGAAATGCTGACAGGGGAGTATATCGAATTCAGCGCCTTTGGTTGTGGTGTATTTGCATTGTCTTTGATTTTTGCCTCTTATGCTTCACAAACTTTACGTGGTGCGATTCAAGCCATTCCAAAAGGGCAGTGGGAATCAGGTGCAGCGTTAGGCTTAAGCCGTCCTTATACCTTCATCAATTTAATTATGCCACAAGTGTGGCGACATGCTTTACCGGGCTTAAGCAATCAATGGCTCGTGTTATTAAAAGATACCGCGCTGGTGTCGTTAATCGGGGTAGATGATTTAATGCGTCAAGCCGGATACATCAATACAAACACCCATGAACCTTTCACTTGGTATGGTATTGCAGCCTTGATTTATTTAGTGATTACTTTGATTAGCCAAGCAGGTATTCGAAAATTAGAATTACGTTTCACTCGATTTGAACGGGGAGTCGAATAATGTTTCAAGAGTATTTAGCAGTGATTGCTCAAGGTATTCCGACTAGCCTGTTGCTTACAGTTGTGTCTTTGTTTATTGCCTTTTTCTTAGCGTTAGGTCTAACCTTCTTACTTTCTATTGGCAATAAATTGGTGAAAAGTGCGGTCAATTTGTTCCTTGTTTTATTTACAGGCACCCCACTTTTAGTGCAATTTTTCTTAATTTATGCAGGCCCTGGCCAATTCCAATGGTTGGTGGACAGCCCATTATGGGGATTATTCTCCAATGCATGGTTCTGTGCTGCATTAGCTTTAGCATTGAATAGCGCGGCTTATTCAACCCAATTATTCCATGGGGCAGTAAAAGCGATCTCTAAAGGTCAATGGGAAAGCTGTGCAGCATTAGGTTTAAGTCGTATGCAGACTTTAAAAATCCTGATTCCTTATGCGTTAAAACGTGCGCTCCCGTCTTATACCAATGAAATTATTTTGGTATTTAAAGGTACAGCATTAGCTTCTACCATTACGATCATGGATATCATGGGATATGCTCGCCAACTTTACGGCACCGAATATGATGCACTCACTATCTACGGTATTGCAGGCGGTATTTACCTCATCATTACTGGTATTGCCACTTTATTACTCCGTCAGTTAGAAAATAAAGTGTTGTCATTCGAACGTATTGATACCGCCAAGGCATAAAGTGCGGTCAAAAATAGAAACAAATCGGGCAGTTTAAAAATTGCCCGATTTTTTATATGATTAAAGAAAATATTTTTATTTATGAGGCAATTATGTCCGAATCATCTTCCCTAAAATTCCATCTCGAACTATTACGTTTAATTCCGAAAAACTATTCCATCAGCTCATTAGAACTGCGAGAGAAATTGCTTGCATTAGGTATTGAGCGGGATTTGCGCAGTATTCAGCGTGCATTGAATACGTTATGTGAGCAGTTTGAAATTGATTGCAATACCAATGATAAACCGTATAGCTATCGTTGGAAACCCGATGCAAAAGGCTTAGATATGCCGATTTTAAACGAACAACAATCGTTGGTGTTGATGTTGGCAAAGCAATATTTAGCCGGCATTTTACCTGCCAATATTATGCAATCGATGGAGGGGTTCTTTAAACAAGCGGATTACAATCTTGCTTATGAACCGCATAAAAAAGGCGCTTCAGAATGGCTCAATAAAGTGGCTATTGCACCAACTAGCCAGCCATTATTGCCTGCAAAAATTGATCCTGAAATTTTTAAGCAAATTAGTACCGCACTTTATCAAAACCGATTTTTGCAAGTGCATTATCGTAGCATCCACGGCAAAGAACATAAGGCTAAAGTTAAACCACTCGCTCTTGTCCAGCAAGGCCCTAGCAGTTATGTGGTGGCAGAATATGAGCATGGTGATATCTTACATTTAGCCTTGCATCGATTACTTGAAGTGAATGTCAGCACAATGCAATTTGAACGTCCGAAATTTAATCTAAAAGCTTATGTTGAAAGCCAAAAATTTGGCTTTAGTTCTGGTAGAAAAATTCGTTTAACTTTCCGTATTGATAAAAAAACAGGTGGCTTTTTGACAGAAACCCCGCTTTCAGCCGATCAAAGCGTAAAAGATTGTGGCACTGAATATGAAATTTCCGCGACCGTGATTGAGAGCGCCATGCTGGAGTGGTGGATTGCCCATTTTGGTGAAGATTACCAAGAAATTGACCGCACTTATTTAGACAAAAATACCTAACGACATAAATTGTCGCTTCATCTTTTATCATTAAGCCATCAACAGAGAGGGCATTAAAATGAAGAAAATTGTTTATATTGATATGGATAATGTGATGGTTGATTTTCCGTCTGGTATTGCAAAATTAGATGAGAAAACCAAGCAAGAGTATGAAGGTCGATATGATGAAGTTGAAGGTATTTTCAGCTTAATGGAACCCATGCCAAACGCCATTTCTGCCGTTCATAAATTGATGAAGAAATATCATATTTACGCACTTTCTACCGCGCCTTGGCATAATCCATCGGCGTGGAGTGATAAAGTGAAATGGATTCAGCATTATTTCGGCGAAGAAAAAGGCTCGGCATTATACAAGCGGTTAATTTTATCTCACCATAAAAACCTGAACCAAGGCGATTATTTAATTGATGATCGCACTAAAAATGGGGCAGATAAATTCGAAGGCAAACACTTACATTTTGGTACTGAACAATTTGCTAACTGGAACTGTGTACTATCTTACTTAGATTGCGGGCCTTTTACACCAAGTGATATTTTGCAAGATTGCTTGAAAAAGCCGACCGCACTTGTGCAAGTTGAAAATGAGGAGCAAAGTCGAATCATTGGTGCTTTTGCAGATCGCTATAAATGGCAAGTGTTTAATTTGTCATGTGTTTATACGGATGAAACAGCAACCGAACAGAAAACGGTCTATTTAATTATCAGCCCTTATCTCAGTGATGAATTTAAAATGCGTATTGAAGCAATGTGTGCTCATATTCAAGCCGAATATGATGTGTTATTACGCTCAAAATCACAGCTAAAACAATATTTCCAACGCCTTTCAGAGAGGCCATTCTTGCATATTGAAAGCTATACTTATCAACCCCTTTATAAAGCAGGGAATATTTTAGGTATGATGGGAAGAGATAGACAGGTTGATGAAATTTTAGAACAAAAAGGAGCCTGAAAAATGACAGAAAAAAATAAACCAATTTGCGTGGTATTAACGGGCGCTGGAATTAGTGCCGAAAGTGGTATTCCTACTTTTAGAGCAGAAGATGGCTTGTGGGCAGGGCATAAAGTAGAAGAAGTTTGTACGCCCGAAGCCTTAAAGAAAAACCGTGCAAAAGTATTGGCGTTTTATAATGAACGACGTCGTAATGCTCAAGCGGCAGAGCCTAATGCAGCACACTTGGCGTTGGTTGAATTGGAAGCGTTTTATGAAGTTCATATAATCACTCAAAATGTAGATGATTTACATGAGCGAGCGGGAAGTACTAACGTACTCCATTTACATGGAGAATTGAATAAAGCTCGCAGCAGTTTTAATACCGATTACATTGTTCCATGTTTGGGTGATCAACTGTTAGAGGATAAGGATAATCACGGTCATCCAATGCGTCCACATATAGTCTTTTTTGGGGAAAATGTACCTATGTTTCCTAAAGCAGAAAAGTTAGTGAAAAAGGCAGATATTGTGATTGTTATTGGTACTTCATTACAAGTTTATCCAGCTAATGGATTGGTAAATCTCGCTCCATATGGTTCACTTATCTATTTGATCGATCCTAATCCAAATACAGGATTTGTCCGTAAGAAAGTGATTGCAATCAAAGAAAAAGCGGGTGAGGGCGTACCGAAAGTGGTCGCTGAGTTATTGGAGAAAATTAAAAAATCATAGAAAAACAACCGCACTTTTTAAACAAATAGCGACTTCGGTCGCTATTTATCATTTATTCTCTTGTTTAAGCATATGCATAATGAGCCTAATAAGCGTTTCTTTTTGTTTCGGATCAGATTCTGCAACTAATAAAGTGAGTGCTGCAAGCCCAGTATCATTGATAACTGGGTATCCATTATGATCCAACAAACGCCCATTTCTATGTAAGAAATCTACAAATAAAAATGCGCCACTACGTTTATTACCATCTGAAAAAGGATGGTTCTTGACGACAAAATAAAGTAAATGCGCTGCTTTTGCTTCAATGCTTGGATAAGCAGGTTCACCAAATACACTTTGATCTAAATTGCCTAAAATCGCAGATAAGCCATTATCTCGTTCACGTCCAAACAGATCACTTGCTTCACCTTTTGCCATCAGCTGTAATTTTAACTCTGCTAGTGCAGAACAGGCTTCGGCATAAGTCGGTAATGTACCACCTTGCTGTGTTTGTGGTTCAGTAAGTAAACCTTCATCATATTGTTGTAGCCATAAAAAGGTATGCGTATAACGGCTGACAATATCAACTAATCCACGACCGCTTTCTAGCGTTAATTCCGATGAATTTGCCGTTTTTTGAATAAGCGCAAGTGCTTGTTCTAATTTGTGAGCATTTTGCTGTAAACGTTTTTGGTTAATGGTATAGCCTTGAGTCAGATATTCTTTTAAACGTGCAGTTGCCCAAATTCTAAATTTAGTACCTAAAATAGAATTAACTCTATAGCCCACAGATATAATTACATCAAGATTATAGTATTCGATTGTTCGATTAATTTGTCTTTTGCCTTCAATTTGAACTGTTGCATTTTTTGCAACAGTTGCTTCTCTATTTAACTCGCCATCAGTATAGATATTGCGTAAATGACGTGAAATAACGGACTTATCTCGCCCAAATAAATCAGCCATCTGCTGTAAACTTAGCCAAACGGTATCATTTTCAAATCTTACTTCCACTTGCGTTGTGCCATCTTGAGCTTGGTAAATTTCAATCGGATTTTGGTTATTCATATTCTTTTTCCTAATAAATTATATGTATATATAAACAGATAAATGTGCATATTGCAATACAGATAATCTTATTTGCAAACAATCTTCTAAAAATAACCGCTTGTAATATTCGCAGCGACACGAACTGTCGCTTCCTTCCATATAATTTTTTCCATAAAAGAGAGATTTTTTACTTTTTACAAGGCTCTTAAGCCCTTTCTATATAAACAACACAGGAGCAAACTTATGGCAATGAAAGTGACTTTTAAACGCGATCCGCTTTTTGAGGATGTAAAAAATTCGTGCAACAAGAAAAATTTACATCTGGTTCACGGATTCAACGCAAATTTAGTTTAGGCTTTAATCGAGCTGCGAGAATTGTAGAACAACTAGAAGAAGCTGGAATTATTTCACCAATGAAAAATGGACAGAGAAAAGTATTATGAAAAATGATTTAAATTATGCAGTGGAACTTATCCATAAGGCTGATGGCATTTTAATTACTGCTGGTGCAGGAATGAGCGTAGATTCAGGTTTGCCGGATTTTAGAAGTGTAGGCGGGTTTTGGAATGCCTACCCAATGTTTAAAGGCCACAATATCAATTTTGAAGATATTGCGACGCCATTGGCTTATGAAACTCATCAAGAGTTAGCTTATTGGTTTTATGGGCATCGTTTGTCGCAATATCGTGCAACAAGTCCGCATGATGGCTACCAGATTTTAAAACGTTGGGCAGAAAGCAAACCGCATGGTTATTTTGTTTTTACAAGCAATGTGGATGGGCATTTTCAGAAAGCGGGTTTTGAAGAAGGACGCATTTATGAAGTGCATGGCACACTAGAGCGTTTACAGTGTGCGCATAATTGCCGGGATCTGAGCTGGTCTGCAAAAGAATTTCAACCTGTGGTAGATAATGAAAATTTGCGCTTATTGAGTGAGCCGCCTCGTTGCCCTTATTGTCAGCGTTTAGCAAGACAAAATGTGCTTATGTTTGACGATTATTTTTACAGCAGTAATTATCAAAATTTAAAACGAAATAAGCTCGATTTATGGTTAAAAGAAGTGCAAAATCTCGTCGTCATCGAACTGGGTGCGGGAAAAGCCATTCCAACTGTGCGTCGATTTTCTGAACGTACGGCGAAAGCAAAAAAGGGTGGATTTATCCGTATTAACCCACAAGATGCAGGTGTGCCGAAAATGCACTTTTTAAGTCTAGAAATGAAGGCGTTAGACGCGCTAAAAGCGATTGATTGCCTTCTAAATCCTTCTCAACAAGCGGTTGAATAATGGAAAATTTTTGCGAAATTACCTTCTGCCAACAAATTGGCAGCAACAAGCGACATAACCAAGATGCCCTTTTTAATGGCGAGGCGGTGTTTCAATATAAACTCAAAACGGCTGAAAAACGTCTTGAAAACCGACCGCACTTTATTGTGGGCGTGGCAGACGGTATTTCCAATAGTAACCGACCTGAAAAAGCGAGCAAGTTGGCTATGCAATTATTAAGCCAAATGGAAAGCATAAGTCGTCAAACGATCTACGATTTACAATCCAGTTTATCAGCAGAATTAGCTGAGGATTATTTTGGCGCAGCAACCACTTTTGTGGCGGCTGAAATTGATCAAATAACCCGTAAAGCCAAAATTCTCAGCGTAGGAGATAGTCGTGCTTATTTAATTGATGCACAAGGTAAATGGCAACAAATCACCCAAGATCATTCTATTCTGTCTGAATTATTGACTGATTTTCCCGATAAAAAAGAAGAAGACTTTGCCACTATTTATAGTGGCGTTTCTTCTTGTTTAGTTGCGGATTATTCGGAATTTCAAGATAAAATTTTTTATCAAGAAATTGAAATTCAAAAAGGGGAAAGTTTATTACTGTGTTCTGACGGATTAACAGATGGTCTTTCAGAAGAAATGAGAGAAAAGATTTGGAAACAATATGATAATGATAAATCTCGATTGACGGTGTGTCGTAAATTAATTGCGAAACAAGGGTTTTATGATGATTTATCAGTTATAATTTGTGCGTTTTGATTAACCTAAGGAGCCTCTATGGCAAATAATATTAACCAAATTGTTGATTCTTTAATTTCTATCAATCAAGTGATAGAAAATTTTAGATTACAACGAGAAAAAAATGAGTTGTACGATTCTAATCGTTTTAACCCGTTTCAATTTTTACGAACGGATGAAATGGGATTGTCTAAGATTCTTGCATTTTTATTAGATCCAACAGAAACACATGGGCAAGGTGATTTATTTCTAAATAGTTTTTTAAAATTTATTGGTAAGCACCAATTTCTAGCTTACCAAAAAGTCAATATTTATTGCGAAAAAACAACTCAAGAAACAGCTCAGGAAACAGTTCAGGAAACAGCTCAAGAAACAATTCAAGAAAATCGTCGTCATGATATTTTTATTGAAGGTTTATTAGGCAATAAAATAGCCTGGGTGATTTCTATTGAAAATAAATTGCAAGGTGCGGTTGATCGGCCAAATCAAATGCATGATTATGCTAAAGATCTCAAAAATTATGTTTCAGAGTCTTATTTTCTTATTTATCTTCCTATATTTAGTAATAATCCACCAGAAAAATCTATTTCTGAAAAGGACTGGGCTAAATTAATAAGTGATAAGAAAGCAATGGTATTATCAGTAAGTATGCTTATACAGTGGCTTGACAATACTATAATTATTGCACCTGCAGTAAAACAATTTTGTAATGATTTTAAGAAGTTTTTAAGTGAGGATATTATGGGAAATACTCAGAATTCAAATGAATTGATTGAATATCTAATTAATAATGATAAGGCATTGTTTTCAGCATTAACTGTGCTTGAGACAAAGGAAACACTATATGAAAAACTTATGGCTATGTTAGTTGAACAGTTGAAAATTAGGTTTAATCGGTATACTAAATTAATAAATATTAATTTTGAATGTGGAGAGGATGAGAGTTTTAATAAAAAAGGATATGGGTTGTATATAGGTAATGATGATTTTGGCGTTTGTATTTACTTTAATAAAAAAGGGCTTGGTGACGCTTACTATGGTATTTATGCTAATCATGATAATTTATTTAATAATATACTTAATGTTTTTTTTTTTCAGAATTTATTAAAGAGAATGACTTTTATGACTCAGACAAGGATGACAATATGCCATTATGGAAATGGCTAGAAGATGAATATGAAGTATGGGATGCGGCAGTTCTTAGTAAGATTCCTAGTGGCGAGCTAGCGAATTATATTTTCGAATTATGGAAACCATTACTGGAGATCATCTCAAATAACTTAGATAAAATAAAAGAGCTAAAAATGGAAAATTCATAGCGACATCTTTTGTCGCACCCCTCACTAAAATACTCCTTACTAACCCAGTAAGGAGTATTTTTTATGTCCGAATATAAATTAAATCCACCAACAGTGTCTTCTTATACTGAAAATATGATGCTCAAAATTTTATTTGAGCATAAAGGTTTTTCCGAAGTATTTCGGGAGAGTAGTTGGCGAAACGATGAAATTGCTAGTGCGTTTGGACTGCCAGAAGAATTAGAGAATGATAAAAATTTACGCGTAGTTGCTCGTCGGCTTTTAAAAGAGCGTTATAAAACACTCCAAAAATCCACCGCACTTTTATCAGATTTATGGAAACAAGCTTATGAAAATTTGGCAAGTTTGGCGGAATTTTTGCAGCTGAATCCCGTTGAACAGGAACTTCTCCGCTTTGCCATGCACTTACGTAGTGAAGGACCTATGCAAGATTTGTTTAAGTGCTTGCCGAAATCGGATTTGCAAAGAACGGCTGCGATCATGGCGGATTTACTGAAACAGCCGAAAA encodes:
- a CDS encoding helix-turn-helix transcriptional regulator — protein: MSESSSLKFHLELLRLIPKNYSISSLELREKLLALGIERDLRSIQRALNTLCEQFEIDCNTNDKPYSYRWKPDAKGLDMPILNEQQSLVLMLAKQYLAGILPANIMQSMEGFFKQADYNLAYEPHKKGASEWLNKVAIAPTSQPLLPAKIDPEIFKQISTALYQNRFLQVHYRSIHGKEHKAKVKPLALVQQGPSSYVVAEYEHGDILHLALHRLLEVNVSTMQFERPKFNLKAYVESQKFGFSSGRKIRLTFRIDKKTGGFLTETPLSADQSVKDCGTEYEISATVIESAMLEWWIAHFGEDYQEIDRTYLDKNT
- a CDS encoding 5' nucleotidase, NT5C type, producing MKKIVYIDMDNVMVDFPSGIAKLDEKTKQEYEGRYDEVEGIFSLMEPMPNAISAVHKLMKKYHIYALSTAPWHNPSAWSDKVKWIQHYFGEEKGSALYKRLILSHHKNLNQGDYLIDDRTKNGADKFEGKHLHFGTEQFANWNCVLSYLDCGPFTPSDILQDCLKKPTALVQVENEEQSRIIGAFADRYKWQVFNLSCVYTDETATEQKTVYLIISPYLSDEFKMRIEAMCAHIQAEYDVLLRSKSQLKQYFQRLSERPFLHIESYTYQPLYKAGNILGMMGRDRQVDEILEQKGA
- a CDS encoding SIR2 family NAD-dependent protein deacylase; the protein is MKNDLNYAVELIHKADGILITAGAGMSVDSGLPDFRSVGGFWNAYPMFKGHNINFEDIATPLAYETHQELAYWFYGHRLSQYRATSPHDGYQILKRWAESKPHGYFVFTSNVDGHFQKAGFEEGRIYEVHGTLERLQCAHNCRDLSWSAKEFQPVVDNENLRLLSEPPRCPYCQRLARQNVLMFDDYFYSSNYQNLKRNKLDLWLKEVQNLVVIELGAGKAIPTVRRFSERTAKAKKGGFIRINPQDAGVPKMHFLSLEMKALDALKAIDCLLNPSQQAVE
- the rhuM gene encoding RhuM family protein, coding for MNNQNPIEIYQAQDGTTQVEVRFENDTVWLSLQQMADLFGRDKSVISRHLRNIYTDGELNREATVAKNATVQIEGKRQINRTIEYYNLDVIISVGYRVNSILGTKFRIWATARLKEYLTQGYTINQKRLQQNAHKLEQALALIQKTANSSELTLESGRGLVDIVSRYTHTFLWLQQYDEGLLTEPQTQQGGTLPTYAEACSALAELKLQLMAKGEASDLFGRERDNGLSAILGNLDQSVFGEPAYPSIEAKAAHLLYFVVKNHPFSDGNKRSGAFLFVDFLHRNGRLLDHNGYPVINDTGLAALTLLVAESDPKQKETLIRLIMHMLKQENK
- the artQ gene encoding arginine ABC transporter permease ArtQ, giving the protein MFYDYLTLIGHAALMTLGLAICSLIVGLLLSIVFTALEANKYAFIAKPASVVIALLRGLPEILVVLLIYFGSTQVVEMLTGEYIEFSAFGCGVFALSLIFASYASQTLRGAIQAIPKGQWESGAALGLSRPYTFINLIMPQVWRHALPGLSNQWLVLLKDTALVSLIGVDDLMRQAGYINTNTHEPFTWYGIAALIYLVITLISQAGIRKLELRFTRFERGVE
- a CDS encoding PD-(D/E)XK nuclease family protein, with translation MANNINQIVDSLISINQVIENFRLQREKNELYDSNRFNPFQFLRTDEMGLSKILAFLLDPTETHGQGDLFLNSFLKFIGKHQFLAYQKVNIYCEKTTQETAQETVQETAQETIQENRRHDIFIEGLLGNKIAWVISIENKLQGAVDRPNQMHDYAKDLKNYVSESYFLIYLPIFSNNPPEKSISEKDWAKLISDKKAMVLSVSMLIQWLDNTIIIAPAVKQFCNDFKKFLSEDIMGNTQNSNELIEYLINNDKALFSALTVLETKETLYEKLMAMLVEQLKIRFNRYTKLININFECGEDESFNKKGYGLYIGNDDFGVCIYFNKKGLGDAYYGIYANHDNLFNNILNVFFFQNLLKRMTFMTQTRMTICHYGNG
- the artM gene encoding arginine ABC transporter permease ArtM, which translates into the protein MFQEYLAVIAQGIPTSLLLTVVSLFIAFFLALGLTFLLSIGNKLVKSAVNLFLVLFTGTPLLVQFFLIYAGPGQFQWLVDSPLWGLFSNAWFCAALALALNSAAYSTQLFHGAVKAISKGQWESCAALGLSRMQTLKILIPYALKRALPSYTNEIILVFKGTALASTITIMDIMGYARQLYGTEYDALTIYGIAGGIYLIITGIATLLLRQLENKVLSFERIDTAKA
- a CDS encoding PP2C family protein-serine/threonine phosphatase — translated: MENFCEITFCQQIGSNKRHNQDALFNGEAVFQYKLKTAEKRLENRPHFIVGVADGISNSNRPEKASKLAMQLLSQMESISRQTIYDLQSSLSAELAEDYFGAATTFVAAEIDQITRKAKILSVGDSRAYLIDAQGKWQQITQDHSILSELLTDFPDKKEEDFATIYSGVSSCLVADYSEFQDKIFYQEIEIQKGESLLLCSDGLTDGLSEEMREKIWKQYDNDKSRLTVCRKLIAKQGFYDDLSVIICAF
- a CDS encoding SIR2 family NAD-dependent protein deacylase — its product is MTEKNKPICVVLTGAGISAESGIPTFRAEDGLWAGHKVEEVCTPEALKKNRAKVLAFYNERRRNAQAAEPNAAHLALVELEAFYEVHIITQNVDDLHERAGSTNVLHLHGELNKARSSFNTDYIVPCLGDQLLEDKDNHGHPMRPHIVFFGENVPMFPKAEKLVKKADIVIVIGTSLQVYPANGLVNLAPYGSLIYLIDPNPNTGFVRKKVIAIKEKAGEGVPKVVAELLEKIKKS
- a CDS encoding lysine/arginine/ornithine ABC transporter substrate-binding protein; this encodes MKKLLLSAMLMGSAFAANAQEITFAMEPSYPPFETTNEKGEIIGFDVDVANAICKEIQATCHFKSQAFDALIPGLKSKRFDASISAIDITEARAKQVSFSNAYYDSSASYVALKGKADLASAKTVGVQNGTTFQQYTAAESKQYNAKAYASLQDAILDLKNGRIDIIFGDTAVLSDMISKEPEIQFVGEKVTNKKYFGNGLGIAVNKSSKELLESLNKGLEAVKANGEYQKIYDKWMTK